One Trichormus variabilis 0441 genomic window, TGTCTCAACAGAAAATCTGGGCGCGTAAGTCCTATTTAAGTTAAGCGAGCATGACTTTATTAAAATATATAACGTTAATTAATTTACTGTTTGAATTGTATTAAGCTTATGCAACAATCTTAATTAAATCTTAATAATAAATTTCAATAAAATTACATTAACCTGCAAATGCGTTTTCACCTTCACCAAGCAGGATTTTTTGTTCTTATTGCTATCCACTTTTCTAGATTTCTGGTAAGAAATAAAGATAGGGCAAAATATCACAAGCAAAGTCGAACTAAATTTCACTTTAGGCGCTAAAAAGCATTTTCTACCATGAAATTCCGAGAGAACGCGCCTACACGAGCCAGTAAAACCAGACAGGGACTCTCGCATGAATATCAACCCAGTAGATTCAGCCATCAAGTTGAAGCAGCAGTCGCATCCGCATATTCTTTTTGGGACAGAGGTAGATGAACACAGCAGTGGCGAACAATTATTACTGAGTATGTATGATTCTGTGCAGACATCTATATTTGTGGTGGATGTTCTACAAGATGGAGATTTTCAGTATGTAGCACTCAATCCCACCCATGAAAGATGGGTAGGGATTAGGTCAGAAGATTTGCGGGGCAAAAAACCAGAAGATATTTTAACAGCTGTTGATGCGGCTAAAGTGCGTCAGCACTATGCTGACTGTGTACGCTTTGGCAAAACGATTTCCTATGAACAATGCTTACAGTTTCAGGGAGTAAGCACTTGGTGGAGTACAACGCTTACGCCACTACGAGATACTAACTCCAAAATTTATCGATTGATTGGCACTAGTAGCAATATCACTGCGGCAAAACAAACAGCACAAGCCAGGGAAATTCAAGCGGAAGGCGCGCAGATTTTAGCCGCAATTGCCCAAAGGATTCAGGAATCTTTGGATTTAGAAACAATCCTTTATCAAACTGCCAAAGATTTACGACAGTGTTTAAAATGCGATCGCATTCTGATTTATCAAATCAAATCAGACAATAATGGGGCGATTGTTGCAGAATCAACTGTATTGCCTGATATTTCCCTCTTGGGAAAACACTTCCGTGATCCTTGCTTTCAAGGTAAAAATAAGGAATCTCAGGGGCGATGTTGTCTAGAAATTATTGAAGATATATATGCAGCAGGAGTGAAACCTTGCCAGAGGGATTTCCTCGCCTCCATGCAGGTGAGGGCGAATATAGTCATGCCAATAGCCTTAAAACCAGACTTATGGGGGCTGTTAATTGCTCAATACTGCTATGAACCACACCAATGGCAGCAAATAGAAATTGACTTACTCAAGCAACTAGCCACCCAGTTGGGTATAGGCATTCAAAATGCGAAACTACAACAGCAACTAAAACAACTGCAAGCCAAGCTAACAACACACAAACATGAGCAGCAAGCCCAGGTAAAACAGACAGACAAATTTCAAGCACTAGTTTTAAATATTACAGAAAAAACCCGTGATTACGGCGAGGAAACGCAAGTTTTAGCAACAGTCACTCAAGAATTAGCCAATTTATTCCAACTAGAATCTTGCTACATCGAACTTTATAGCACTGACTGCACCGTAGCTAGTGTAGTTCATGAATATGCAGCTAACCAGCCCACATACCAGGGACTCACTAGACAAATTGCAGACTTTAGCGAAATCTATGAACCACTATTGCAAAAACAGCATTTTCAAACCATAGAAATTGTCCCTGGTTGGCATCCTCAATTACTGGTTATTACCCAACTGGCTTGTCCCATTTTCGATGCTCAAGGGATGCTGGGTAATCTGTGGCTGATTCGACCCATACAACAAATGCTGACTCAATCAGAAATTTGCCTAGTACAAACTTTAGCAAATCTATGTGCGATCGCCATTCGCCAGGCCAAGTTAGACGCAACTAACCAAGCACGACTGAAAAAATTAGAACAACGAGAAAACCTGACCAACAAATTTCTCAGAAAACTTTCTCAAGAACTGCGGACACCAATAACTAGTATTAGCCTAGCAGCGCAAACCCTCGAAACTGTCCTCTCACCCTCAATTACCTTAGATGAAATCATCCCCCAGCTTTTACAGATTCTACATAATGAGTGTGGCAGAGAAAGCAAATTAATTAACGACTTGCTGACACTTACCTATCTACAAACCAAACCAGAACCGCCTACACTCATTTCCATCGACTTCCAAACCTGGCTTCCCCCCATCGTTGAATCCTTCCGTGACCTCACCAGTTGTCAGCAACAGCGATTACACCTGATAATTGAGCCAGGCTTACCGCGTTTAGAAACAGATATTACCGAACTAGAGCGGATTCTTACCGAACTACTCAGTCATACCTGCAAATATACTCCGGCTGGCGAATCAATTACAGTTTCCGCCCAACTCACAGATAATACTGTGCAACTAAGTATTAGCAATTCTGGCTTAGAAATTCCTACTCATGTGCGATCGCGCATCTTCGAGCCGTTCTATCATATTTCTAACAACGATCCTTGGAAATATAGTGGTACTGGCTTGGAAATGGCATTAGTCCAGAAAATGGTCAGGCATTTAGGCGGCTCCATTTCTGTCGAGAGTAGTCATGGTCAAACTACTTTTATGATCAGATTTCCCGCCTCACTCAGCTAAATCTTGGCAGAACTACAGAATTTTGTTAATATAGTGATTGGTGTGGGTGACTAGCTCAACGGTAGAGCAGTAGACTCTTAATCTATTGGTTGCGGGTTCAAATCCCTCGTCACCCACTTATTCCAAGGCCACCCTCAAACAATAAATTAAGTCTTCAGGCTGACAAGTTACTTTAGTACTTCATAACCCCCAGCGTTATTCTGTAGGGTGTTTCTAATTCTTTAATAGGGTGGATAGCCAAAATCATCTTCATCAGGATAAATATAGGAACTAGAAACCCCAGCCATCGCCATTTTCGGAGTTTCTGTTCTGACAGGTTCCTTCCCAAAATCTTTGTAATCTTCAAATGTTTTACAAATAATTGCCGATTCGGGCGCGTCGGAAGCTATCAGGTAATTAGTCAGATTAGCAATTGATGGATGCTCATAATCTACGGTCGAAGCCACCAAAACTGTATTTGGTTCAATTCCTCTTTCTTCACACTCAATAATCGGGCAGAAAATACCGTGAGCATGGAACAAAGGCCCCTTCGGCGTTATTGGCTGCTTGCGGTATAAAGCATAAGCTCTTTCTATCTCCGCCACAAAGCCACTAACTACTTTGCCTTGTTGAAATTCACAATAAGTCTTGCTAAAACTTGCCCCGGCTGCACCATTTAAGGTTAATTGCAGTGGTGATTCATGCAGAAACTTTTTATTTTCACCAACCAAGAAAATTAGATAACGTGTAAAGGTTTTAAATTTGAGTTTATCTGCCAAAAACGCATCATAATTTTCCTTCAAAGTTCCCAATTTGATCCCAGTCTCTCTGTCTTTAACAGACAAAGGCCCCCGCCGCACTATCACTATTCGGGGAGTCGCACTAATGAAAACTGTTTCGATACCGGAACTAAACTCATGTTCCACCTTTTCCCAATTTTCATCTGGCTGAAAACCCACAGCTTGAGCATTATCCAGCTTAATCGCTAAACCGTGATGCTGCATACCATCTGTGCCATACCGAGGATTAATCATCTGACACCAAGGGATGACTTGAGAAGGGGGTGCATTAAATTTTTCGTCCTCAAAGTCGAACTTAGCAGATGCTTTCATCGTTTTAGGCTGCGGGGTGTTTTTCTGGGGAAATTCGTCGGCACAATACCGGCATATGAAGGCAGTTAAAGAAACCAACCTATTGCTTTTCCAGATTAAGACAGAATCAATCTATGTTGCAATCCCTGTTTTGTTTTTTAACAACAACTTCATCCCCGCATTTACCGTATTTTCCCCAGTTAACACCTGATGTTCCCAAAAACCGCCTCAACCCTTAATTTTTTATTAAGTCGGCGGTAGTGACTCCGGTGGTGCTTCTGCGGGGGGAGCGAGTACCGCATCAGGGGCAATTTCTTCCACGGGAATTGGTTCCTTGTCCTCAGACTCAGGATGTGGTTGAGCGGCTTCCACCAATTCAGGGGCTGGGGGATTGGGTGGAATCACTTCTGGGACAATTTCTGTGGTGGAGTCAGTATCAGTAGACAATACTGCTGCTGGTGGTTCTGTAGTAGTTGTTGGTGATGAAGTCTCTGTAGTGGTAACGGTCTCCTCAGTAGATTTTTCCGTTTTATCAACAATTTCAACAGATGGTTTTGTTGTAGTTTGTACTGGAGCAGTTGTAACTTTTTGATTACCCGTCTGTTGTACTTTATTTTTCAAACCACTAAAAGTGCTACCAATATCTTGTTGTAACTGGGCAACTTTTTCCTGAAGAGAAAACTTAGCAGCTTGTTCTTGGATAGTTGACTGTATCACCTCAGGACTTGGTACGGTGGTTTGTTGTGCTAGGGGAGTCACCTGGCGACGCAATGAAAGAGTTTGCCAGCCAAACCAAACTAGGAGTGCCACACTAGCCACATGACCCAGTAAGAGACCTCCAGAAATTTTTGGTGCGAAAATCCACAAAACTAGGGCATAAAAAAGCCCTACTCCACTCCAAATAAAATCATTTTTACGGTGGATTTCCGGAAAAAAGAAAGCTGCAATGTAGATTGCTAAACTACCAAGGCCAACCACCAAGGCTAGGATATTTGCCAGCATTTTTTGGTTACTCCTTTTACTAGGGATTGGGTATTGGGGACTGGGGATTGGGAATGGGGTATTAGGGACTGAAAATATGTCACACTTTCTTCTCTCATGCCCTATTACTCAGCACCCAGTCCCCAATCCCTAGCCCCCAATTTCGCAAATTTTACAAGTTAATTGTTGATTTGGATACAAATTAAAACTATTTATCTGTGTTACTAGTGAGCTTTTATTCTTTAAATTAACTCTTAATGTCTTCTTTAGGGGAGAAGAGAAAAACTCGGTCTACCCTTAAAGATGAAAGAACCTGCAAGAGTTAGCCAAACATAGTTTATGACACTACAAAGCTTTGGTGTGATTGGTTTAGCCGTTATGGGCGAGAATATCGCTCTAAACGTGGAGCGTAATGGCTTCCCAATTGCAGTTTATAACCGTTCCAGAGAGAAAACCGATGCTTTCATGGCACAGCGTGCTGGTGGACGCAACGTTAAAGCTGCTTTTACCCTGGAAGAGTTTGTTGCTGCACTAGAACGTCCCCGCAAGATTCTAGTGATGGTGCAAGCTGGTAAACCAGTGGATGCAGTAATTCAGCAGCTCAAGCCTCTACTAGATGAAGGCGATATCATCATCGACGGTGGTAACTCTTGGTTTGAAGATACCCAAAGACGGACTCAAGAACTAGAACCAGCAGGCTTACGCTTCCTGGGGATGGGTGTCAGTGGTGGTGAAGAAGGCGCACTCAATGGCCCTTCACTGATGCCCGGTGGTACACAAAGTTCTTACGAGTATCTGTCCCCCATTTTCAACAAAATTGCTGCTCAAGTTGATGATGGCCCTTGTGTAACTTATGTTGGCCCTGGTGGTTCCGGTCACTATGTCAAAATGGTACACAACGGTATTGAGTATGGCGATATGCAGTTGATTGCAGAAGCCTACGACTTGCTGAAAACTGCTGGTGGGCTGGATGCTAAACAACTACATGAAGTATTTGCCCAATGGAATACTACCGATGAACTCAATTCATTTTTGATTGAGATTACAGCCAATATCTTCCCCTATGTTGACCCAGATACCAAGTTACCCTTGGTGGATTTGATTGTTGATGCAGCTGGTCAAAAGGGAACTGGACGCTGGACTGTACAAACTGCTTTGGAATTGGGTGTTTCTATCCCCACCATTACAGCAGCAGTGAATGCTCGGATTATCTCTTCCATTCGAGATGAGCGCATAGCAGCATCTAAGCAGTTGACAGGCCCTAGTGGCAAATATGACGGCGATACCAAAGAGTTTATTAACAAAGTCCGGGATGCACTTTACTGCTCCAAGATTTGTTCTTATGCTCAAGGGATGGCTTTGCTATCTACAGCTTCCACAACATTTAATTGGAATTTGAATCTGAGTGAATTGGCGCGGATTTGGAAAGGTGGTTGTATTATTCGCGCTGGCTTCTTGAATAAGATTAAGAAGGCATTTAACGAAAATCCCGCATTACCCAACTTGCTACTCGCTCCAGAATTTAAGCAAACAATTCTCGACAGACAAGCAGCTTGGCGGGAAGTAATCATCACTGCGGCTAAACTCGGAATCCCAGTACCCGCATTTAGTGCATCCTTGGATTATTTTGACAGCTATCGCCGCGATCGCCTACCCCAGAACCTCACACAGGCACAACGCGACTACTTCGGCGCACACACCTACTTGCGTACCGATAAAGCTGGCGCTTTCCACACTGAATGGGTTCCCATTGCTGAAGCCAAGAAATAAGCTGGTAATTCTCTAAATTCTGAACTTAATTTATTAGTGGCTCTAAATATTAGAGTCACTTTTTTATCAAGTTAAGTCCTCTCGTACAGTCACACAAGAAAACCTGGATAATTTAGCCGTTATTATTCCCAAGATATTTAGCTTTTAATTCTTCTAACTCTAAATCAATTGCACTCTTAGCAGAATTATTATTAGTTGCAGGTTGTGGTTGTATATTTTGTGGTTTTGATTTCCCACCAGGCAAAAATTGCGTTTTCAATTCCTCTAATTCCAAGTCAATTTGACTCTGGGTTTTTGACACAGGTTGTGGGGGAGGATTTTGTGGGACTTGATGACTAGGTTTTGCTGGTGTAGTTGCTACTGGTGAATGCTGATTTAAATCCTTTAAAACTTCCTCTACAGTTTGATAGCGTCTTGCGGGAACGCTTGCTGTCATTTTGTTGATAATTTGAGATAGATAATTGCTAACTTGTGGTTTTACATATTGCTGCCATACCCAGGTATCATTGTTGGTGTCGTAGGAATCAAAAGGCGATCTCCCAGTCAACAAATTAATACAAGTGACTCCTAAACTATAAATATCGCTGGCAAATATAGCCCTACCCCGCATTTGTTCTGGTGCTACATATTCAGGACTACCAATACTTGTCCCAGTTTGATTTAAGGCTGTATTAGTGGCAGATTTAGAAGCACCAAAATCTACTACAACTAGTTTGTTATCACTATTACGTAAGATAATATTTTCTGGCTTAATATCCCGATGAATCACCTGTCTGTTATGACAAAATTGCAATACAGGCAACAAATCATTTAATAGTTGAATGGTTCGCGTTTCACTGAAAACACCTTTATGTGCTAGTTCCTGCGCCAAGTTTAGCCCGTCAATAAATTCTTGTACTAAGTATTGGCGATCGTCTTGGGTAAAGTATGCCAAAAGTTCGGGAATCTGCGGATGCTTACCCAATTCGTCTAACTGTATGGCTTCTTGAGTAAATAATTCCACAGCTTTCTGGACTGTGTTAGTACCTTGAGCTTGGGGATAAAATTGCTTAATGACACAGCGAGGTTTGGAGGGTTTATCTTCATCCACTGCTAAGAAAGTTCTGCCAAAACCACCTTGTCCGATGGGTTTGATAGCCCGATAGCGTTCTTTTAGATGTAGCTTAGAACCACAACTTAGGCAAAATTTCACATCATGAGGATTTTCAGGCTTGGGACAACGGGGGTTAAGACAGTAGCTCATTGGTGGGATGGTGTTCACATCGCTCTTACTGTCTTTATTTTGCCTTGTGCTAGCCCAGAGTGGTTATGTTCGTCAAGCGGACTGAGTCAGCACTCTGTTGAGCCGATGTCACCAGATTGTGTAATAATAAGCCGATCGCTAGAGTAATAAGTTACCGACTGTGCAATCAACGGATAATATCAACGACCTGGCAGCAGCCTTACAACAGCCTGCGGATCTCACTTTTGAACTGCCCGATCCCGAAGATGAACAGATTCCAGAGTCAGATTTCCAACAGCAGTTGGATGTAGCTTGGCAGGTATGCGATCGCTTTGATTTGCAAACCGAAATCTGGCGGGGAAGAATCTTAAGGGCAATCCGCGACAGAGAAAAGAAAGGTGGCGACGGACGTGGTACTGGTTTTCTCAATTGGCTCAAGGAACGAGAAATCAGTAAGAGTCAAGCTTATGCTTGGATTCAACTGGCCAATAGTGCTGATACTCTCCTAGAAGAGGGCAAGCTTGAGCCAAGCGCGGTGAATAATTTTAGTAAACGGGCTTTTGTGGAAACCTCCAAAGCCTCCCCAGAAGTGCAACAAATGGTCAGTGAAGCCGCCAGCAAAGGCGATCGCATCACTAGGCGCGAAGTCCGTCAACTCACGGACGAATGGACGGCGATGTCTTCAGATTTATTACCAGAACCAGTCAAGGTAAAAGCCGCAGAAAATTCCCTTCCTCCGCGCTACATTGCCCCTCTGGTGAAGGAAATGGAAAAACTGCCAGAATCACACCAAAAGTTCATCCAGCGTGAAATAGCTGCCAATCCCGACGTTGATACCCTCAAACAAGCCACAACAGAGGCACGACAATTAGGCAAATATCTCAAATCCGCCGCCCAAGTCCAAGCTTTAACAGAGAATGATGTAGATATTGAAACAGCCCTAGAAGAAGCCCAAAGGGTCGGCTGTCTAAGTGTAGCGGCTGATTTAGTCAATCAAGCATCCCAAATAGAACAAACTATTGCCAAGTTATACATGACTTGGAAACGCATCAGTAATTTAGCAGATAGATTATATGTAGATACTGGTGCAAGTACTCCCAACTTGCGATCGCTCCTCAGTTGCATAGAACCCTTGGGTGGTGAAGTTATGGAAGTGCAACTCAGTGGCGCAACTGAACACACAGTCCGTTTGCAAATTCAGGAAACGAATTAGACACGATTAATCGCGTCTGTACAATTTCTATTCTGTACAAGCTGACGAATGTAGTGTTGGAGTATGAGGATTTACAGTAGGTGCTTGCGCCACCAGTACTATATTACCGTCGCGATCTATTTGCCAGCCTTGTGCTTCTAAAATTTGGGGAGAGACGTTCAAATTATCCTGCTGTGCGTGTTGTTCAGGAATACTATCAGCACTACTTTCTATCTGTGTCGGTAATGCAGCCCAACCTACCAACACAGCATCATCAATCAGCGTATCCGTAGGGCTAGATGCAATTCCTCCTCTTCCTGTAGAAACAAATGAACTTCTTTGCGAAATTCGACTAGGATGACAACTAGCAACAATTTTCTCAGAAGTATCAATGATATTTCTCGGCAATTCTATTAACCCTTTACTAGGATCAGCATCAGGTGTATTAATTTGTACGATGCCATTGAATGAAGGGTTTTCCTGAGAAAAAGCTGTAATATCATTACTAGGAAGCTTATTTGGGTCTAGTTTTTTAGGATTTTCAGTTGCTAGCAACTTTACTAATTCGGCACGATTACGAGGTACAAACCCCAAAACACTATTAGTATTTATAGTGATTTTCCCACCACTACCAGAGAATGCGTTGGCGGTGATATCACTATTTTCATTAGGAGTGCCAATAATAAAACCATTAGGTGCATTGATGATAATATTACCCCCATCGCCTCGCCCAGATGTGATACCTGCATTTGTGGAGATTTGGCTGTTACGGCGCATCAGTAGAGTGTTTTGCACCTGGATCTCAATATTACCACCTTGACCTGATTCACTATTTGATAAAAGTTTTCCCTGGTTATCCAGAACTATAGAACGAGCAGTTATGTTTAGTTCCCCAGCAGAGCCTAAATTGCTATTATCAACTCTCAGTCCAGCAAATTTTAAAACGACGCTGCCAACAGCTACTTCAGATGAATCTTTTACAGTCAATTTTCCTGTAATTATCATTAACTTGCCAGCATTACCATAACTATTTGTAGAAGCGGACAAAGAACTAGGAACATTTCTGGCTTTGCCACTTATTTCTACAGAATCAGCAGCATTGACTATTAAATCTCCTCCTGCTCCTGTAGCTAATATTATTCTTTCGTTATTAAAATCTGGTAACCCAAGGGAACTGGTAGATATGTTTCCCCCAACTTGGACAATTAATCTTTTTGTATTAATTGTGATATCACCCGCTTTACCATCAGACGCAGTTGAACTTGTCAATGCACTGGGTTCAACACGATTTGTATTCGGTACAAGAAAGCCACCAATCACTTCTACAGATTCAGCCGCGTTGATAACCAAATTTCCACCTGCTCCCTGAGCGAAAGTGAATGTTAATATTTGCGCCCCATTACGAATTACTAATTTGTTTGCGTCAATCGTTATATCTCCAGCTTTATTGAAACCCAATGTTTGAGTCGATAAGCGGACATCACGGCCATTCATCTCTACAGCTTTACCTTGGATATGAATATTACCGCCTCCATCACCGCCCACATCTATTTGAGATGGAAATGCAGAACCATCAACAGTTCTTTGAATTAATCGTATGTCTTGAAAATCTTGAATACCTTGATATCCCAATATCCAACCTTGATTTACTAGACTTAGACTGACGTAACTATTACTTCCTACACTTCCTAGTTCAATGCGACCCAAAGGAGCAGTCAGATTCCCACCTTCCATGATCAAGCCAGCACCAACTAAAGCTAGGGTTTTACCTGGTTTCACTTGCAGACCAACTGGCTCAAAAAGACTATTCATAGCTCCATTAGGGCTTGTTTGAGATTGATTATGAATAGAACCTGGATTTGCACCAAATTGTAAACCAATCGGAACACTAATTGATAAAGGAGATGGTACAAGGGATAACTCTCTTGTACTATAATTTCTTCTATCAGCGAAAATCAAAGTATCTGCCGTAGTCGCTACGAATGAACCGCCAATATTCAAAGAAGCATTAGAACCAAAAATAATGCCGTTAGGATTAATCAGAAAAAGATTGGCTTCATATTGGCTTTTCAGAATGCCATCAATCTGAGAAATAGAATTACCCGTCACTCGGCTAATAATATTTTTTACATCCACAGCATTTTTAAACTCGGCTGTAATTCCTTGAGCTACAGAAAACTGCTCAAAACTGTGGAAAAGATTATCTCCGGCTCTAGTTCCACCTTCAATAGAAATAATATTATTGTGTGTATTAATTTGGGAATTATTAATTAGTGTATTATCATGAACAACTTGCGCGACAGCATAATCTGTCATGCAGGTTAATACGCCGGCGATCGCAACTCCTAGCTTGGGAATCCAGACCCAAAAATTATTCATGTATGCTATTACACCTTTTCAGCCTTTACTATTTACCCAACACTAAAAATATTAGGGCTAGGTTTATTAATTGACATCTCAATTAATTCAACCAATATTTTGATGCTATGAGCTTCAACCCGGCTGATGATATTTTGATATGCAAATAATATACCGTAGGATATCAAAAATGTTTTACTCCTACGGTAGCAATTTTATTTTATTGAATTATCGATGTAGTAAGAACAGAAACAGCATGATCATGTTGCTATTTCTTTGAGTTTTGATACATAGAAACATTAAACTTCTCAAAAATTAACTTGCTATCGATGATATCGTGATTAATATTCATCAATAAGCACCATATTTTATTAATCACATATCAAACCTTTAGGAGTCATAACACAGCCCATTGGGGCTACTCTTACGGGAGAGTTCGCTTTTGTTTGCTGGTCAGCTTGTTCTTCTAAATCATTATTTGTTAAGGTTTGCTCTTCTTGAACACTCTCTACTAAAGAAATATTATCACTGAAAAAATTAGTATAAATATTTTCAATGCTATCTACTAATTCGTTTTGAAAGTCTGTTTGTGGCTGTTTTTGTGTTGGAGAATTCATGATTGTGTTTATCCTTACAAGTTATTAACTGAGTTGGGTGATTTTTTTGATGACCTAAATAATTCATCAGTCCGGCTTATGAGAATTACGGTTATAGTTACATAACTTTACTGATAATCAATCATAAATCATGGGATGTACTCAATTTTTCATACCAGTAGCAGCAATACCTTGGATAAACTGACGCTGACCGATAAGAAATAGCACCATTACAGGTACAGTTGCAATTGTGACTGCTGCCATCATCAAAGGCCAATTATTGGTAAACTGCTCCTGAAACTCCGCCAATGCTAGCTGCACCGTTCTTAATTCTGGTCTGGTGGTGAAAACCAAAGGTTTAAATAAATCATTCCATTCAGCAATAAAGGTGAACAGAAACAGCGTCACCAAAGCGGGGCGAGCCAGAGGTAACATCACTTGCCACAAAATTTGTATCCGGTTCGCTCCATCGATGGTTGCGGCTTCTTCCAACTCTACGGGAATTGTCTGGAAATATTGACGTAAAAGGAAAATGCCAAAGCCATTAACAGCAGTTGGTAAAATTAGCGCTCCGTAGGTATTAATCAAGTGTCCCCACTTCAACACCAAGAAGATGGGAATCACTAGTAATTGAAAAGGGATAATTAAAGTCGCTAAAACAATCAAAAGTAGTATTTGCCTACCCCGGAATTTCAGTCTCGCTAGGGCGTAGCCAGCTAGCGCTGAAGTGACAATCTGAAATGCCGTCACTGCGATCGCTACCAAGGTAGAATTAGCGAATGCCAACAAGAACTTACCTCGTTGCCAAGCATCGTGGTAATTAGCTAATGACCAATTATTTTTGGGCAAAAGTTCTAAATTTGAACCTGGAGGTGCAAAAGAAGTGAGAAAAACCACAAACAGTGGCAACAGCACAATCAATGCCCCCAGCAGTAGCGCTGCTAGACTCCAAAAATCAGCAGATTTCCAATTCCAGTTTAGTTTGGTCATGAGTTAGATCGCCAAGCACTTGTTTCTTTGGTAATACAGTATCGAACTCAGCAACCGCTAATCTATAACATAGGCAATTGTTAAGTAAAATTAAACCACAGTGAGCATTACCTTAAATTCATAGGGTAAATTAAAGTCTGGTATCAAATAATTCAGGTTTACAGGAGTAAACATATCATGCAGCAGGTTGCAGCCGATTTAGAAATCGATTTCAAGAGCGAAAAATATAAAGATGCCTATAGTCGCATAAATGCGATCGTGATTGAAGGGGAACAAGAAGCATATGAGAATTACATTCAACTATCCCAACTGCTGCCAGACGATAAAGAAGACCTAATTCGCCTCTCGAAAATGGAAAGTCGCCACAAAAAAGGATTTGAAGCTTGTGGACGGAACCTGCAAGTATCCCCAGACATAGAGTTCGCTAAAGAATTCTTTGCCGGGCTACACGGTAATTTCCAAAAAGCGGCAGCTGAAGGTAAAGTTGTCACTTGCCTATTGATTCAATCCCTGATTATTGAATGTTTTGCGATCGCCGCATACAATATCTACATCCCCGTGGCTGACGATTTCGCCCGTAAAATCACTGAGGGTGTAGTTAAAGATGAATACAGTCACCTCAACTTCGGCGAAGTTTGGTTACAGAAAAATTTCGCTCAATCAAAAGCAGAACTAGAAGAAGCTAATCGTCATAATCTTCCCATAGTCTGGAAAATGCTCAATCAAGTTGCCGATGATGCGGCAGTCTTAGCTATGGAAAAAGAAGCCCTAGTGGAAGATTTTATGATTCAGTACGGCGAAGCACTAAGTAATATTGGCTTCACAACCAGAGATATTATGCGGATGTCAGCCTACGGACTCACAGCAG contains:
- a CDS encoding filamentous hemagglutinin N-terminal domain-containing protein, whose amino-acid sequence is MNNFWVWIPKLGVAIAGVLTCMTDYAVAQVVHDNTLINNSQINTHNNIISIEGGTRAGDNLFHSFEQFSVAQGITAEFKNAVDVKNIISRVTGNSISQIDGILKSQYEANLFLINPNGIIFGSNASLNIGGSFVATTADTLIFADRRNYSTRELSLVPSPLSISVPIGLQFGANPGSIHNQSQTSPNGAMNSLFEPVGLQVKPGKTLALVGAGLIMEGGNLTAPLGRIELGSVGSNSYVSLSLVNQGWILGYQGIQDFQDIRLIQRTVDGSAFPSQIDVGGDGGGNIHIQGKAVEMNGRDVRLSTQTLGFNKAGDITIDANKLVIRNGAQILTFTFAQGAGGNLVINAAESVEVIGGFLVPNTNRVEPSALTSSTASDGKAGDITINTKRLIVQVGGNISTSSLGLPDFNNERIILATGAGGDLIVNAADSVEISGKARNVPSSLSASTNSYGNAGKLMIITGKLTVKDSSEVAVGSVVLKFAGLRVDNSNLGSAGELNITARSIVLDNQGKLLSNSESGQGGNIEIQVQNTLLMRRNSQISTNAGITSGRGDGGNIIINAPNGFIIGTPNENSDITANAFSGSGGKITINTNSVLGFVPRNRAELVKLLATENPKKLDPNKLPSNDITAFSQENPSFNGIVQINTPDADPSKGLIELPRNIIDTSEKIVASCHPSRISQRSSFVSTGRGGIASSPTDTLIDDAVLVGWAALPTQIESSADSIPEQHAQQDNLNVSPQILEAQGWQIDRDGNIVLVAQAPTVNPHTPTLHSSACTE
- a CDS encoding carbohydrate ABC transporter permease, with protein sequence MTKLNWNWKSADFWSLAALLLGALIVLLPLFVVFLTSFAPPGSNLELLPKNNWSLANYHDAWQRGKFLLAFANSTLVAIAVTAFQIVTSALAGYALARLKFRGRQILLLIVLATLIIPFQLLVIPIFLVLKWGHLINTYGALILPTAVNGFGIFLLRQYFQTIPVELEEAATIDGANRIQILWQVMLPLARPALVTLFLFTFIAEWNDLFKPLVFTTRPELRTVQLALAEFQEQFTNNWPLMMAAVTIATVPVMVLFLIGQRQFIQGIAATGMKN
- a CDS encoding aldehyde oxygenase (deformylating) yields the protein MQQVAADLEIDFKSEKYKDAYSRINAIVIEGEQEAYENYIQLSQLLPDDKEDLIRLSKMESRHKKGFEACGRNLQVSPDIEFAKEFFAGLHGNFQKAAAEGKVVTCLLIQSLIIECFAIAAYNIYIPVADDFARKITEGVVKDEYSHLNFGEVWLQKNFAQSKAELEEANRHNLPIVWKMLNQVADDAAVLAMEKEALVEDFMIQYGEALSNIGFTTRDIMRMSAYGLTAA